A single region of the Syntrophus gentianae genome encodes:
- a CDS encoding transposase domain-containing protein has protein sequence AALFMSLIQSCKNCDVNPWEYFDDMLRRIMSHPVSRLRELLPDQWKPLPKDERGLLLPAKA, from the coding sequence GGCGGCCCTGTTCATGAGCCTCATCCAATCCTGTAAAAACTGTGACGTCAATCCTTGGGAGTACTTCGACGACATGCTCCGCCGGATTATGAGCCATCCGGTCAGTCGCTTGAGGGAACTGCTCCCCGATCAGTGGAAACCACTGCCCAAAGATGAGCGGGGCTTGCTCCTGCCAGCCAAAGCCTGA